The following coding sequences lie in one Lolium perenne isolate Kyuss_39 chromosome 2, Kyuss_2.0, whole genome shotgun sequence genomic window:
- the LOC127321239 gene encoding heavy metal-associated isoprenylated plant protein 20 isoform X2, which yields MDCEGCERRVKNAVKSMRGVTAVSVTPKMSKVTVTGYVEPSKVLERVKSTGKGAEMWPYVPYSLTTYPYVGGAYDKKAPAGFVRSAPLAMADPGAQEVRYMNMFNDEDVNACSIM from the exons ATGGATTGTGAGGGCTGCGAGAGGAGGGTCAAGAACGCGGTGAAATCGATGCGGG GTGTGACGGCGGTGTCCGTGACTCCAAAGATGAGCAAGGTGACGGTGACTGGGTACGTGGAGCCGAGCAAGGTGCTGGAGCGGGTGAAGAGCACCGGGAAGGGGGCGGAGATGTGGCCGTACGTGCCCTACTCGCTCACCACCTACCCCTACGTCGGCGGCGCCTACGACAAGAAGGCCCCCGCCGGCTTCGTCCGCAGCGCGCCGCTGGCCATGGCCGACCCAGGGGCGCAGGAGGTCCGGTACATGAACATGTTCAACGACGAGGACGTCAACGCCTGCTCCATCATGTGA
- the LOC127321238 gene encoding serine carboxypeptidase-like 45: MHRDIIAAVVCTATVLLISNGCLSMGMVEDKISVLPGQPPVSFAQYSGYVAVDAVKKRSLFYYFAEAELDPATKPLVLWLNGGPGCSSVGVGAFSENGPFRPSGNALVRNEYSWNKEANMLYLESPAGVGFSYSTDPSFYGGVGDSMTARDNLKFLQGWFDKFPQYKGRDLYITGESYAGHYVPQLAQRMVEFNKKEKLFNLKGIALGNPVLEFSTDFNSRAEFFWSHGLISDSTYNIFTTVCNYSRYVSEYYHGSISQVCDRVMNQVTRETSRFVDKYDVTLDVCISSVLSQSKILSPKPSQQVNRELDVCVEDETVNYLNRKDVQKAMHAQLSGVPKWTVCSSILEYKQLDLKIPTINIVGALVKAGIPVLVYSGDQDSVIPLTGSRTLVHGLAKRLRLKATVPYRVWFEGKQVGGWTQVFGDALSFATIRGASHEAPFSQPARSLVLFRAFLASRPLPEAFE; encoded by the exons ATGCACCGGGACATCATTGCTGCTGTGGTCTGTACAGCTACCGTGCTTCTAATCAGCAATGGCTGCCTCTCCATGGGCATGGTGGAGGACAAGATCAGCGTGTTGCCAGGGCAGCCGCCGGTCAGCTTCGCACAGTACTCCGGCTACGTGGCGGTGGACGCCGTGAAGAAGAGGTCGCTCTTCTACTACTTCGCCGAGGCCGAGCTAGATCCGGCCACCAAGCCCCTCGTCCTCTGGCTAAATGGAG GACCTGGTTGTTCATCTGTGGGGGTGGGGGCATTCTCAGAGAATGGGCCATTCAGGCCTAGTGGCAATGCCCTTGTGAGGAATGAGTATAGCTGGAACAAAG AGGCCAACATGCTGTATCTGGAGAGCCCTGCAGGGGTGGGCTTCTCCTACTCCACTGATCCTTCCTTCTATGGGGGTGTTGGGGACAGCATGACAG CCAGGGACAATTTGAAGTTCTTGCAAGGCTGGTTTGACAAGTTCCCACAGTACAAGGGCAGGGACTTGTACATCACAGGAGAGAGCTATGCTG GCCACTATGTTCCGCAACTAGCGCAGCGCATGGTCGAGTTCAACAAGAAGGAGAAGCTGTTCAATCTGAAAGGCATTGCT TTGGGCAATCCGGTTCTTGAATTCTCAACTGATTTCAACTCAAGGGCCGAGTTCTTCTGGTCGCATGGGCTGATATCGGATTCAACTTACAACATCTTCACTACAGTCTGCAACTATTCGCGGTATGTAAGCGAGTACTACCACGGCTCGATCAGCCAGGTTTGCGACAGGGTGATGAATCAAGTTACCAGAGAGACCAGCAGATTCGTCGACAAGTATGACGTCACCCTCGACGTCTGCATCTCTTCAGTTTTGAGTCAATCCAAAATCCTCTCACCAAAG CCTAGCCAGCAAGTGAACAGGGAGCTCGATGTGTGCGTCGAGGATGAGACGGTGAACTACCTCAACCGAAAAGATGTGCAGAAAGCAATGCACGCGCAGCTCAGCGGTGTGCCCAAGTGGACGGTTTGCAGCAG TATTCTTGAGTACAAGCAACTGGACCTCAAGATCCCGACCATCAACATCGTTGGCGCGCTCGTCAAGGCCGGCATTCCGGTGCTGGTTTACAG CGGCGATCAGGACTCGGTGATCCCCCTGACGGGCAGCAGGACGCTTGTGCACGGCCTCGCCAAGAGGCTCCGGCTCAAGGCCACGGTGCCGTACCGGGTCTGGTTCGAAGGGAAGCAG GTAGGCGGATGGACGCAGGTGTTCGGCGACGCGCTGTCCTTCGCGACCATCCGGGGCGCGTCGCACGAGGCGCCCTTCTCGCAGCCGGCGAGGTCCCTCGTGCTCTTCAGGGCGTTCCTCGCCAGCCGGCCGCTGCCGGAAGCGTTCGAGTGA
- the LOC127321239 gene encoding heavy metal-associated isoprenylated plant protein 20 isoform X1: MGILDHLSDMCSMTQTKNALKPRKRRPLQTVNIKVKMDCEGCERRVKNAVKSMRGVTAVSVTPKMSKVTVTGYVEPSKVLERVKSTGKGAEMWPYVPYSLTTYPYVGGAYDKKAPAGFVRSAPLAMADPGAQEVRYMNMFNDEDVNACSIM, encoded by the exons ATGGGCATCTTGGATCACCTCTCCGATATGTGCAGTATGACCCAGACAAAGAACGCCCTCAAGCCCAGGAAGAGGCGGCCACTGCAG ACGGTAAACATCAAGGTGAAGATGGATTGTGAGGGCTGCGAGAGGAGGGTCAAGAACGCGGTGAAATCGATGCGGG GTGTGACGGCGGTGTCCGTGACTCCAAAGATGAGCAAGGTGACGGTGACTGGGTACGTGGAGCCGAGCAAGGTGCTGGAGCGGGTGAAGAGCACCGGGAAGGGGGCGGAGATGTGGCCGTACGTGCCCTACTCGCTCACCACCTACCCCTACGTCGGCGGCGCCTACGACAAGAAGGCCCCCGCCGGCTTCGTCCGCAGCGCGCCGCTGGCCATGGCCGACCCAGGGGCGCAGGAGGTCCGGTACATGAACATGTTCAACGACGAGGACGTCAACGCCTGCTCCATCATGTGA
- the LOC127321237 gene encoding chaperone protein ClpC1, chloroplastic, translated as MEGTLVQSVIAPTAYRSSSKRSRVRVRATMLRSMPTRTLTLGGFQGLRQTNFLDTRSVIKRDFGSIVASQISRPRGLGSKMVVRAMFERFTEKAIKVIMLAQEEARRLGHNFVGTEQILLGLIGEGTGIAAKVLKSMGISLKDARLEVEKIIGRGSGFVAVEIPFTPRAKRVLELSLEEARQLGHNYIGSEHLLLGLLREGEGVAARVLESLGADPNNIRTQVIRMVGESTEAVGAGVGGGSSGQKMPTLEEYGTNLTKLAEEGKLDPVVGRQDQIERVTQILGRRTKNNPCLIGEPGVGKTAIAEGLAQRICNGDVPETIEGKKVITLDMGLLVAGTKYRGEFEERLKKLMEEIKQNDDIILFIDEVHTLIGAGAAEGAIDAANILKPALARGELQCIGATTLDEYRKHIEKDPALERRFQPVKVPEPTVDESIQILRGLRERYELHHKLRYTDEALVAAAQLSYQYISDRFLPDKAIDLIDEAGSRVRLRHAQLPDEAKELDKKLRQITKDKNEAVRGQDFEKAGELRDEEMELKAQITAIIDKSKEMIKAETESGEVGPVVTEADIQHIVSSWTGIPVEKVSSDESERLLKMEETLHTRIIGQDEAVKAISRAIRRARVGLKNPNRPIASFIFSGPTGVGKSELAKALASYYFGSEEAMTRLDMSEFMERHTVSKLIGSPPGYVGYTEGGQLTEAVRRRPYTVVLFDEIEKAHPDVFNMMLQILEDGRLTDSKGRTVDFKNTLLIMTSNVGSSVIEKGGRKIGFDLESDEKDTSYNRIKSLVTEELKQYFRPEFLNRLDEMIVFRQLTKLEVKDIADIMLKEVFDRLKAKEIDLQVTEKFRDRVVDEGYNPSYGARPLRRAIMRLLEDSLAEKMLAGEVKEGDSAIVDVDADGKVVVLNSGSGIAEPLAPALSV; from the exons ATGGAGGGAACTCTAGTTCAGTCTGTCATCGCTCCGACCGCATACAGGAGCAGCTCTAAGCGCTCCCGTGTGCGTGTAAGGGCCACCATGTTACGCAGTATGCCAACAAGGACCCTTACTCTTGGTGGCTTTCAAGGGCTGCGGCAAACAAACTTCCTGGATACAAGGTCCGTGATCAAGCGTGACTTTGGCTCCATCGTAGCAAGCCAGATTTCACGCCCACGAGGGCTGGGGTCAAAAATGGTGGTCCGGGCCATGTTCGAGCGCTTCACTGAGAAAGCTATCAAGGTGATTATGCTTGCACAGGAGGAAGCAAGGCGTCTGGGTCACAACTTTGTTGGCACGGAGCAGATTCTGCTGGGCCTTATTGGTGAGGGAACTGGAATTGCTGCCAAGGTTCTCAAGTCTATGGGGATCAGTCTTAAGGATGCCCGTTTGGAAGTGGAGAAGATCATTGGACGAGGCAGTGGATTTGTTGCTGTTGAAATCCCATTTACACCCCGTGCTAAGCGTGTGCTGGAACTTTCACTTGAAGAAGCTCGCCAGCTAG GGCATAACTATATAGGATCCGAGCACTTACTCCTAGGGCTACTTCGTGAGGGTGAAGGTGTGGCAGCCCGGGTACTTGAAAGTCTTGGTGCTGATCCTAACAATATTCGTACCCAG GTCATAAGAATGGTTGGCGAAAGCACAGAAGCTGTTGGTGCTGGTGTTGGTGGGGGAAGCAGTGGTCAGAAGATGCCTACACTAGAAGAATATGGTACTAATTTGACAAAGCTGGCAGAAGAG GGTAAACTAGACCCAGTTGTTGGCAGACAGGATCAAATTGAGCGTGTAACTCAAATTTTGGGAAGGCGGACAAAGAATAACCCTTGCCTAATTGGAGAGCCTGGTGTCGGCAAGACTGCTATTGCAGAGGGGCTTGCACAGCGTATTTGCAATGGTGATGTTCCAGAAACAATCGAAGGAAAGAAG GTTATTACCCTTGACATGGGGCTCCTTGTTGCTGGTACCAAGTATCGTGGAGAGTTTGAAGAAAGACTGAAGAAACTTATGGAAGAAATTAAGCAAAATGATGACATTATTCTCTTTATTGATGAAGTGCACACATTAATTGGAGCAGGTGCAGCTGAAGGTGCCATTGATGCTGCTAACATATTAAAACCAGCTCTTGCAAGAGGTGAACTGCAG TGCATTGGTGCCACAACGCTAGATGAGTATAGGAAACATATCGAGAAAGATCCTGCATTGGAGCGAAGGTTTCAACCAGTTAAGGTTCCAGAGCCCACTGTTGATGAATCGATACAGATCTTAAGAGGACTTCGTGAGAGATATGAACTTCATCATAAGCTGCGATACACCGACGAGGCTTTAGTTGCTGCGGCACAGTTATCATATCAGTATATCAG TGACCGCTTCCTGCCTGACAAGGCTATTGACTTGATTGATGAAGCAGGTTCCCGTGTTAGGCTCAGGCATGCACAG CTCCCTGATGAAGCCAAGGAGCTGGACAAAAAACTCCGCCAGATAACAAAGGACAAGAATGAGGCTGTGCGTGGCCAAGATTTTGAGAAG GCTGGGGAATTAAGAGATGAGGAGATGGAGCTGAAGGCTCAAATTACAGCCATTATTGACAAGAGCAAGGAAATGATTAAAGCAGAGACTGAATCTGGCGAAGTTGGTCCTGTTGTCACAGAGGCAGATATCCAACACATTGTCTCCTCTTGGACTGGTATACCTGTGGAGAAAGTCTCATCTGATGAGTCTGAACGCCTCCTTAAGATGGAAGAGACACTCCATACGCGTATCATTGGGCAGGATGAGGCTGTTAAAGCTATTAGCCGTGCTATCCGACGTGCTCGTGTTGGCCTCAAGAATCCGAATCGACCCATTGCTAGCTTCATATTCTCTGGACCAACTGGTGTTGGTAAATCAGAATTGGCGAAGGCTCTGGCATCCTACTACTTTGGCTCAGAGGAAGCCATGACCAGATTAGATATGAGCGAGTTCATGGAGAGACATACGGTCTCCAAACTCATCGGATCACCTCCAGGCTATGTTGGCTACACAGAAGGAGGTCAGTTAACAGAAGCAGTCCGCCGCCGTCCGTACACAGTTGTTCTCTTTGATGAGATTGAAAAGGCACATCCAGATGTCTTCAACATGATGCTTCAGATCTTAGAAGATGGGAGGCTCACTGATAGCAAGGGACGGACAGTTGATTTCAAGAACACACTGTTGATCATGACATCGAATGTTGGAAGCAGTGTGATTGAGAAGGGAGGCAGGAAGATTGGATTTGACCTTGAGTCTGACGAGAAAGACACCAGCTATAACAGGATCAAGAGCTTGGTCACCGAGGAGTTGAAGCAGTACTTCCGGCCTGAGTTCTTGAACAGATTGGATGAGATGATTGTGTTCCGGCAGCTGACGAAATTGGAGGTGAAAGATATTGCTGATATTATGCTCAAAGAGGTGTTTGACAGGCTCAAGGCAAAGGAGATCGACCTCCAGGTTACGGAGAAGTTCCGGGATAGGGTTGTCGATGAAGGTTACAACCCAAGCTACGGTGCCAGGCCTCTGCGACGTGCTATTATGAGGCTTCTGGAAGACAGTCTCGCGGAAAAGATGCTGGCTGGCGAGGTCAAGGAAGGTGACTCTGCTATTGTTGATGTGGATGCGGACGGCAAGGTGGTCGTTCTCAACAGTGGGAGTGGTATCGCGGAGCCGCTGGCGCCTGCTCTGAGTGTCTAG